A single genomic interval of Juglans regia cultivar Chandler chromosome 1, Walnut 2.0, whole genome shotgun sequence harbors:
- the LOC108990459 gene encoding uncharacterized protein LOC108990459, with product MNQNWSAFLIGIVGATITLSAYSQTLVNPTQCITVGLLVLMFGLLVREGFISL from the coding sequence ATGAATCAGAACTGGAGTGCTTTTCTGATTGGTATAGTGGGTGCAACCATCACCTTGTCTGCTTATTCGCAGACTCTGGTCAATCCTACTCAGTGTATCACAGTCGGCCTCCTTGTTCTCATGTTTGGTCTGCTCGTCAGGGAAGGTTTTATatctttgtaa
- the LOC118343693 gene encoding RNA-binding KH domain-containing protein RCF3-like isoform X1 yields MSNVYASGGSLMGPSAGAPIVGIAPLMGPYGGYKGDTGDWSRSLYSAPRDEASSKEFSLRLVCPTGNIGGVIGKGGVIINQIRQESGAVIKVDSSTAEGDDCLITISAKEFFEETYSPTIQAAVRLQPRCSEKVERDSGAVSFTTRLLVPTSRIGCLIGKGGSIVTEMRRLTKANIRILSKENLPKVASEDDEMVQISGDLDIAKDALIQVVTRLRANVFDREGAVSAFLPVLPYLPVSAEGSDGINYENRDSKRHGRGHSYSGGYGGSGDLAAADSYGGYGGSQIGGSGSAYGAYGSYSSGRTGSSGLSGQTPVSRRRNYGY; encoded by the exons ATGTCCAATGTGTATGCATCTGGTGGTTCGTTAATGGGTCCAAGTGCTGGTGCTCCAATTGTGGGCATAGCGCCGCTGATGGGTCCTTATGGAGGATACAAGGGTGATACTGGAGACTGGTCGCGCTCCTTATACTCGGCTCCAAGGGATGAAGCATCTTCAAAAGAATTTTCTCTTCGTCTAGTTTGTCCCACTGGCAACATTGGAGGTGTGATTGGCAAGGGTGGTGTCATAATCAATCAGATCAGACAGGAGTCTGGGGCAGTAATTAAAGTTGATAGTTCCACTGCTGAAGGAGATGACTGCTTAATAACTATCTCAGCAAAGGAG TTCTTCGAAGAAACGTATTCTCCCACCATACAAGCAGCTGTGCGCTTGCAACCCAGGTGCAGCGAGAAAGTTGAAAGAGATTCAGGAGCTGTCTCATTCACAACCCGCTTACTTGTCCCGACGTCACGAATTGGCTGCCTTATTGGTAAAGGAGGATCTATTGTAACAGAGATGAGGAGACTTACCAAAGCTAATATTCGCATACTCTCAAAGGAAAACCTTCCCAAGGTTGCATCTGAAGATGATGAGATGGTGCAG ATTTCTGGAGACCTAGATATTGCCAAGGATGCTCTTATACAAGTAGTTACACGATTGAGAGCTAATGTTTTTGATAGAGAGGGTGCAGTGTCTGCATTCCTTCCTGTTCTGCCTTATCTGCCTGTGTCAGCAGAAGGTTCCGATGGTATAAATTATGAGAATAGAGATAGTAAAAGACATGGACGAGGACATTCTTATTCTGGTGGTTATGGTGGCTCAGGTGACTTGGCAGCTGCTGACAGTTATGGAGGTTATGGTGGCTCTCAG ATTGGAGGTAGTGGCAGTGCTTATGGAGCTTATGGCAGTTATTCTTCAGGGCGTACTGGTAGCTCTGG GTTGTCAGGCCAGACCCCTGTTTCTCGTCGGAGAAACTATGGTTACTAG
- the LOC118343693 gene encoding RNA-binding KH domain-containing protein RCF3-like isoform X2, whose product MSNVYASGGSLMGPSAGAPIVGIAPLMGPYGGYKGDTGDWSRSLYSAPRDEASSKEFSLRLVCPTGNIGGVIGKGGVIINQIRQESGAVIKVDSSTAEGDDCLITISAKEFFEETYSPTIQAAVRLQPRCSEKVERDSGAVSFTTRLLVPTSRIGCLIGKGGSIVTEMRRLTKANIRILSKENLPKVASEDDEMVQISGDLDIAKDALIQVVTRLRANVFDREGAVSAFLPVLPYLPVSAEGSDGINYENRDSKRHGRGHSYSGGYGGSGDLAAADSYGGYGGSQIGGSGSAYGAYGSYSSGRTGSSGGKNA is encoded by the exons ATGTCCAATGTGTATGCATCTGGTGGTTCGTTAATGGGTCCAAGTGCTGGTGCTCCAATTGTGGGCATAGCGCCGCTGATGGGTCCTTATGGAGGATACAAGGGTGATACTGGAGACTGGTCGCGCTCCTTATACTCGGCTCCAAGGGATGAAGCATCTTCAAAAGAATTTTCTCTTCGTCTAGTTTGTCCCACTGGCAACATTGGAGGTGTGATTGGCAAGGGTGGTGTCATAATCAATCAGATCAGACAGGAGTCTGGGGCAGTAATTAAAGTTGATAGTTCCACTGCTGAAGGAGATGACTGCTTAATAACTATCTCAGCAAAGGAG TTCTTCGAAGAAACGTATTCTCCCACCATACAAGCAGCTGTGCGCTTGCAACCCAGGTGCAGCGAGAAAGTTGAAAGAGATTCAGGAGCTGTCTCATTCACAACCCGCTTACTTGTCCCGACGTCACGAATTGGCTGCCTTATTGGTAAAGGAGGATCTATTGTAACAGAGATGAGGAGACTTACCAAAGCTAATATTCGCATACTCTCAAAGGAAAACCTTCCCAAGGTTGCATCTGAAGATGATGAGATGGTGCAG ATTTCTGGAGACCTAGATATTGCCAAGGATGCTCTTATACAAGTAGTTACACGATTGAGAGCTAATGTTTTTGATAGAGAGGGTGCAGTGTCTGCATTCCTTCCTGTTCTGCCTTATCTGCCTGTGTCAGCAGAAGGTTCCGATGGTATAAATTATGAGAATAGAGATAGTAAAAGACATGGACGAGGACATTCTTATTCTGGTGGTTATGGTGGCTCAGGTGACTTGGCAGCTGCTGACAGTTATGGAGGTTATGGTGGCTCTCAG ATTGGAGGTAGTGGCAGTGCTTATGGAGCTTATGGCAGTTATTCTTCAGGGCGTACTGGTAGCTCTGG TGGAAAGAATGCTTGA